A genomic window from Chitinophaga pollutisoli includes:
- a CDS encoding Crp/Fnr family transcriptional regulator → MLDSEKIAFYLGLFKGIDAEDVLKVIHATQQRVLEPGEIYIREGENSPRLGYIKEGLIRSYHVNERGMETTVLLRWEAQIVASYDSILMQRPSRFTYHALEKTTLLEVNYNIIEQQLENKPVFEKARYHFVLDMLAQSLERIETFVLLTPEERYRQLIKDKPDLLQRVPDKHLATLLGITPVSLSRIRKRMQTKPSR, encoded by the coding sequence ATGCTCGACTCGGAAAAAATAGCATTCTACCTCGGACTCTTTAAAGGGATAGACGCGGAAGACGTCCTGAAAGTGATCCACGCCACGCAACAGCGCGTTTTGGAGCCCGGCGAGATTTACATCCGGGAAGGGGAAAACAGTCCCAGGCTGGGGTATATCAAAGAAGGCCTCATCCGCTCGTACCATGTGAATGAAAGAGGGATGGAAACCACGGTTTTGTTGCGGTGGGAAGCACAGATCGTTGCTTCCTACGACAGCATTCTCATGCAACGCCCCTCCCGCTTTACGTACCACGCGCTGGAAAAAACGACGCTGCTGGAAGTCAATTACAACATCATCGAGCAGCAGCTGGAAAACAAACCGGTATTTGAAAAAGCGCGCTACCATTTTGTGCTCGACATGCTGGCGCAATCGCTGGAGCGGATAGAAACCTTTGTGTTGCTGACGCCCGAAGAACGGTACCGCCAGCTGATCAAAGACAAACCGGATTTGCTGCAGCGCGTGCCCGACAAGCACCTGGCTACCCTGCTGGGCATCACACCCGTTTCCCTCAGCCGTATCCGGAAAAGAATGCAGACGAAACCTTCGCGTTAA
- a CDS encoding GNAT family N-acetyltransferase has translation MTDKQPPREAACHIRPATPADIPALRIAEQAVIAWERPFDHHLAPDPITYYDLNNMFGRDDLLLLMAEVNGQLAGTGYILRRPNKPYEANSHHGYIGFMYTAPEHRGKGIATAIIAQLRKWAQEKGLKELRLEVYAENAGAIRAYEKAGFTKVLTEMRMDC, from the coding sequence ATGACGGACAAACAACCGCCACGCGAGGCAGCATGCCATATCAGACCCGCCACGCCGGCCGACATTCCAGCCCTCCGCATCGCCGAACAGGCTGTAATCGCCTGGGAACGCCCATTCGATCACCACCTCGCCCCAGATCCGATCACCTATTATGACCTCAACAATATGTTCGGCCGCGATGACCTGCTCCTGCTCATGGCCGAGGTCAATGGCCAGCTCGCGGGCACCGGTTATATCCTCCGCCGGCCCAACAAGCCTTACGAAGCCAACAGCCATCACGGCTATATCGGGTTTATGTACACGGCACCGGAGCATCGGGGCAAAGGCATTGCCACTGCCATCATCGCACAATTGCGCAAGTGGGCGCAGGAAAAAGGCCTGAAAGAACTGCGCCTGGAAGTTTACGCCGAAAACGCCGGCGCCATCCGTGCCTACGAGAAAGCGGGGTTCACGAAGGTACTGACCGAAATGCGGATGGATTGCTGA
- a CDS encoding RNA polymerase sigma-70 factor gives MPRTPSHTEQQILRGLTSGDTLQYSYIFKEYYSALCLFSARIVGEPGHAEDIVQDVFEKLWQKQSYFADLRHLKDYLYKATRNASINFLKSVQHSQERQAVFLNGQEEMTGAEDLEMIRAEVFRVIYREIGNLPDQCGKIVRMSYIEGLKNEQIAEILDISLQTVKNQKTRGMKLLRMRLSPVVFALFSLFSHHS, from the coding sequence TTGCCGCGTACACCTTCTCATACTGAGCAGCAGATTTTACGGGGATTGACTTCGGGAGATACATTGCAATATTCCTACATATTCAAAGAATATTACAGTGCGCTTTGTCTATTTTCGGCAAGGATCGTGGGTGAGCCGGGGCATGCGGAAGACATAGTGCAGGATGTTTTCGAGAAGCTCTGGCAAAAGCAATCGTATTTCGCAGACCTCCGCCACCTGAAGGATTACCTCTACAAGGCTACGCGCAATGCGTCCATCAACTTTTTAAAAAGCGTACAGCACAGCCAGGAGCGGCAGGCCGTGTTCCTGAACGGGCAGGAGGAAATGACCGGGGCGGAAGACCTGGAAATGATCCGCGCCGAAGTGTTCCGGGTGATTTACCGGGAGATCGGCAATCTGCCGGATCAATGCGGCAAGATCGTGCGGATGAGTTACATCGAAGGCCTGAAAAACGAACAGATCGCTGAAATACTGGATATATCCCTTCAGACGGTGAAAAACCAGAAGACGCGGGGCATGAAGCTGCTCCGGATGCGCCTCTCACCGGTGGTTTTCGCCTTATTCTCCCTGTTTTCCCATCACTCTTAA
- a CDS encoding amidohydrolase family protein — MRNTIPALSLLILAAISCNRPTGQADQIFYNGDILTMAGDSAAYVEALVVKDGRIAFAGSRDAAMRMQGDSTMLNDLQGQALLPGFIDAHGHVTQYAAMSDVADLSPAPYGKVMSIPDLQLALKDYIARNNIPNGMPVIGNGYDDAIMQEHRHPTAAELDAVSATHPIYILHASGHMGVANSFLLKEMGITYQTPNPSGGVIGKNAATRQLTGKMEENANINSLLFLIAKVPRLPATRNLPRC; from the coding sequence ATGCGAAACACCATTCCCGCGTTATCCTTGCTGATTTTGGCAGCCATTTCCTGCAACCGCCCCACGGGCCAGGCCGACCAGATCTTTTACAATGGAGACATTCTGACCATGGCCGGCGATAGCGCTGCGTACGTGGAAGCCCTCGTAGTGAAAGATGGCAGGATCGCGTTCGCGGGCAGCCGCGATGCCGCCATGCGGATGCAGGGCGACTCCACCATGCTGAACGACCTGCAAGGGCAGGCGCTGCTGCCGGGTTTCATAGATGCGCACGGGCACGTGACGCAATATGCAGCCATGTCTGACGTGGCCGACCTCTCACCGGCTCCCTACGGCAAAGTGATGTCTATCCCGGACCTGCAACTGGCCCTGAAAGATTACATCGCCCGCAACAACATCCCCAACGGGATGCCGGTGATCGGAAACGGGTACGATGATGCCATCATGCAGGAGCACCGCCACCCCACCGCGGCAGAGCTGGACGCCGTGTCTGCCACGCATCCCATTTATATCCTGCATGCCTCCGGCCATATGGGCGTGGCTAATTCCTTTTTGCTGAAGGAAATGGGAATAACCTACCAAACGCCCAACCCGTCCGGCGGCGTGATTGGTAAAAATGCCGCCACCCGGCAGCTGACCGGTAAAATGGAAGAAAATGCGAATATCAATTCCCTGCTGTTCCTGATAGCGAAAGTCCCCCGCCTACCGGCGACGCGCAATTTGCCCCGCTGCTGA
- a CDS encoding sterol desaturase family protein: MEQLVKTTAVIFGMTLVRYLILAGIPFLFFYIILSTSTSKYKIQNRTAGRKDFFREILFSSSSSLVFAVIAVVVAFTPLKSYTLLYSDYNAYPLWWAPVSLVLSLVIHDTYFYWMHRLMHHKKIFRYTHKVHHQSTNPSPWSSYSFHILEAVAEGGILLVLAFTLPMHTEMLILFTVVSLIINVYGHLGYEIMPKGLRNSFLFEVINTSVYHNLHHSKFKGNYSLYFRWWDKLMKTENPDYVKEYDRIQEQRFGARAAMA, from the coding sequence ATGGAACAACTGGTTAAAACGACGGCGGTTATATTCGGCATGACGCTGGTAAGGTATTTGATACTGGCGGGCATCCCTTTCTTATTCTTCTATATCATATTATCCACTTCCACTTCGAAATACAAAATTCAAAACCGGACGGCCGGCAGGAAAGATTTCTTCCGGGAAATATTGTTCTCGAGCTCCAGCAGCCTGGTGTTTGCTGTAATCGCCGTCGTCGTTGCATTTACTCCGCTGAAATCCTACACCCTGCTCTACTCCGATTACAATGCTTACCCCTTGTGGTGGGCGCCGGTAAGCCTGGTGCTGAGCCTCGTTATCCACGACACGTACTTTTACTGGATGCACCGGCTGATGCACCACAAGAAGATTTTCCGATACACACATAAAGTGCATCACCAATCCACCAACCCCTCACCCTGGAGCTCCTATTCCTTCCACATCCTGGAAGCAGTGGCGGAAGGCGGTATCTTGCTGGTTTTGGCGTTTACATTGCCCATGCATACGGAAATGCTGATCCTTTTCACGGTCGTGAGCCTGATCATTAACGTATACGGACATCTTGGCTATGAGATCATGCCGAAGGGATTGCGCAATTCCTTCCTGTTCGAAGTGATCAATACCTCGGTGTACCACAACCTGCACCACAGCAAGTTCAAAGGAAATTATAGCCTTTATTTCCGGTGGTGGGACAAGCTCATGAAAACCGAAAACCCCGATTATGTGAAGGAATACGACCGCATCCAGGAGCAGCGCTTCGGCGCCAGGGCTGCGATGGCTTAA
- a CDS encoding MFS transporter: MAGKQYSRWLVLLVILMAPLLYVIDIFIINIAIPTIRQHLHATQGEMQLVIAGYLLGSACFLIIGGRAGDYLGRKKVFFWGMFCFTVTSCICGLAQNMLQLNIARFLQGVSSAFMVTQSIALIQELFPEPGPRAKAIGWYGMTLSIAAIIGQVLGGYLAEANTAVAGWRLIFFINLPVGLAALWAIRRYLPETQKESGVRFDYSGALQLLAGLGSFIYAVTEGRERGWPSWSMGLLLLGCAALIRFFYDQKRKSAAGWQPLMDTRLFNNRHFMLGLLAVLFHFMFHTAYLLMVVVYLQNGPGISAWACGLYFVPHALLFMVSAMLASRLLVTYGKYVLMAGLLIIFASFVLQIRMFGTESRPFLHMLLIGMYGLGNGMVLPFLLNIVLDSIPARHAGMSAGIFSTFQQIASALGISIIGGIFYSSILWETKMAYKTALDNGLVAGIICMVIVAGMLWLLPGSVRGERRRQLVSLE, translated from the coding sequence ATGGCTGGCAAACAATATTCCAGGTGGCTCGTGCTGCTGGTGATCCTTATGGCGCCGCTGCTGTATGTGATCGATATTTTCATCATCAACATCGCTATTCCTACCATCCGGCAGCATCTCCACGCCACGCAGGGAGAAATGCAGCTGGTCATCGCGGGATACCTGCTGGGGAGCGCCTGTTTCCTCATCATCGGCGGACGGGCCGGCGATTATCTGGGCAGGAAAAAGGTCTTTTTCTGGGGCATGTTTTGCTTTACCGTTACTTCCTGCATCTGCGGCCTGGCGCAGAACATGCTGCAACTGAATATCGCGCGGTTCCTGCAGGGCGTCAGTTCCGCGTTCATGGTTACGCAGTCCATCGCACTGATCCAGGAGTTGTTCCCCGAGCCTGGGCCACGGGCCAAAGCCATCGGGTGGTATGGCATGACGCTGAGCATTGCCGCCATCATCGGGCAGGTCCTCGGCGGATATCTCGCAGAAGCCAACACGGCCGTGGCGGGTTGGCGGCTGATCTTTTTTATCAATCTGCCGGTGGGCTTGGCCGCGCTATGGGCTATCCGGCGATACCTGCCGGAGACACAAAAGGAGTCGGGCGTCCGTTTCGATTATTCCGGCGCTTTGCAGCTGCTGGCGGGCCTCGGCAGTTTCATTTATGCTGTCACGGAAGGGAGGGAAAGAGGCTGGCCCTCCTGGAGCATGGGGCTGCTGCTTTTGGGGTGCGCGGCGCTGATCCGGTTTTTTTACGACCAGAAAAGGAAATCCGCCGCCGGTTGGCAGCCGCTGATGGACACCCGGCTTTTCAACAACCGGCATTTCATGCTCGGTTTGCTGGCGGTGTTGTTTCATTTTATGTTCCATACGGCTTACCTCCTGATGGTTGTGGTATACCTGCAAAACGGCCCGGGCATCTCCGCATGGGCGTGCGGTCTTTACTTCGTTCCGCATGCGCTCCTCTTCATGGTGAGCGCGATGCTGGCTTCCAGATTACTAGTAACATACGGGAAGTACGTACTGATGGCAGGGCTTCTGATTATCTTTGCCAGCTTCGTGTTGCAAATCCGCATGTTTGGCACGGAGAGCCGGCCTTTCCTCCACATGCTGCTCATCGGCATGTATGGACTGGGCAATGGGATGGTGCTCCCATTCTTACTGAACATCGTGCTGGACAGCATCCCAGCCCGTCACGCAGGCATGTCGGCCGGTATCTTTTCGACCTTTCAGCAGATCGCCTCTGCGCTTGGCATCAGTATAATCGGTGGGATTTTTTACAGTTCTATTTTATGGGAAACGAAGATGGCTTACAAAACCGCGCTGGACAACGGCCTGGTCGCCGGCATTATTTGCATGGTGATCGTGGCCGGCATGTTGTGGCTGCTGCCCGGAAGCGTGCGCGGGGAGCGGCGCCGGCAGTTGGTTTCCCTGGAATAA
- a CDS encoding FecR domain-containing protein: protein MAPFSNDPFDIATLISRSRQGALSAAEQAELDAWIAASDEHRQLWDELNNKDAQQRNVQAMAQFDETAALERFLSGKPAPRKVFPMRARWQWAAAVLVLAIGVSSYFFLIQPNNISRLTGSKTTVQDIPPGKNGAILTLADGTQLVLDTMANGTIANQHGTEISLKDNELVYDATAATGETARNTITTPKGRQYHVTLPDGTEVWLNAASSIEYPVAFKGEERRVKISGEVYFDVTNRSWQPFVVETGDMKVEVLGTSFNINAYANEQTTQTTLLTGAVKVTPAHASGADKKIRYKILVPGQTAILSKTDTPAEPSLTVTESIDPGKITAWKNGLFNFDGVDLFSIMRQLERWYNIDVQYVGKPENVIFKGKMHRNTNLSDVLKVLETMDVNFELKGNTLYVK from the coding sequence ATGGCGCCTTTTTCGAACGATCCTTTCGATATCGCAACGCTGATTTCCCGCTCACGGCAGGGAGCGCTTTCCGCCGCGGAGCAGGCGGAACTCGATGCCTGGATCGCCGCCAGCGACGAACACCGCCAGCTCTGGGACGAACTGAACAATAAAGACGCGCAGCAGCGGAACGTGCAGGCGATGGCGCAGTTCGATGAAACCGCCGCACTGGAGCGTTTCCTGTCCGGCAAGCCCGCCCCGCGGAAAGTATTCCCGATGCGCGCCCGCTGGCAATGGGCCGCCGCGGTGCTGGTACTGGCTATAGGCGTTTCTTCTTACTTCTTCCTCATCCAGCCCAATAACATTTCCCGGTTAACCGGCAGTAAAACCACCGTGCAGGACATCCCGCCTGGTAAAAACGGCGCCATCCTCACCCTGGCAGACGGTACCCAGCTCGTGCTCGACACCATGGCCAACGGCACCATCGCCAACCAGCACGGCACCGAAATTTCCCTGAAAGATAATGAACTGGTCTACGACGCCACCGCAGCTACCGGGGAGACCGCGCGCAATACCATTACTACGCCCAAAGGCCGGCAATACCATGTTACACTGCCCGACGGTACGGAAGTATGGCTCAACGCCGCTTCTTCCATCGAATACCCCGTGGCGTTCAAAGGGGAGGAGCGAAGAGTGAAAATCTCCGGGGAAGTTTATTTCGACGTCACCAACAGAAGCTGGCAGCCTTTTGTCGTGGAAACGGGGGATATGAAAGTGGAAGTGCTGGGCACCTCATTCAACATCAATGCATACGCCAACGAACAAACCACGCAAACCACACTCCTGACAGGCGCCGTGAAAGTCACGCCGGCACACGCTTCCGGGGCCGATAAAAAAATCCGGTATAAAATACTCGTGCCGGGGCAAACGGCCATCCTCAGCAAAACGGATACGCCCGCGGAGCCTTCCCTCACCGTCACCGAATCCATCGATCCGGGTAAGATTACGGCGTGGAAAAACGGCCTGTTCAATTTCGACGGGGTAGACCTGTTCAGCATCATGCGGCAACTGGAAAGATGGTATAATATCGACGTACAGTACGTCGGCAAGCCGGAGAACGTCATCTTCAAAGGTAAAATGCACCGGAACACTAACCTTTCCGATGTACTGAAAGTATTGGAAACTATGGACGTGAATTTCGAATTAAAGGGGAATACACTATATGTAAAATAA